The Allostreptomyces psammosilenae sequence CGTCCCGCGCCTTACCCTCGATGCTCGTGGCAACGCTAGACGCACCCATCGGCATCTTCGACTCCGGCTTCGGCGGCCTGACCGTGGCCCGCGCCGTGCTCGACCAGCTCCCCGGGGAGTCGGTCCTGTACCTCGGCGACACCGCCCGTCAGCCCTACGGACCGCGCCCCATCGCCGAGGTGCGCGCCTACGCCCTGCAGTGCCTGGACCGCCTGGTCGAGCAGGGCGTCAAGATGCTGGTCATCGCCTGCAACAGCGCCAGCGCCGCCGTCCTGCGGGACGCCCGCGAACGCTACGCGGTACCGGTCGTCGAGGTGATCGCGCCCGCCACCCGGCGCGCCGCCGCGGCCACCCGCAACGGCCGGGTCGGCGTCATCTGCACCCACGCCACCCAGACGTCGCAGGCCTATGACGACGCCTTCGCCGCCGCCCCGCACATCGACCTGACCACCCGGGCCTGCCCGCGCTTCGTGGAGTTCGTCGAACGGGGCGTCACCGCCGGCCCCGAGCTGATGGGCGTCGCCCGCGAGTACCTCGACCCGGTGGCCGCCGCCGGCGTGGACACCCTCATCCTGGGCTGCACCCACTACCCGCTGCTCACCGGTGTCATCTCCTACATCATGGGCGACGGGGTCACCCTGATCTCCAGCGCCGAGGAGACCGCGAAGGACGTCTACCGCAGCCTGGTCGCCCACGGCCTGATGCGGGAGCCGACCGACGACCGTCCCGCGCACCGGTTCCTCACCACCGGCGACCCGGCGCAGTTCCAGCGCATCGGCCGACGCTTCCTCGGCCCGGAGCTGGCCGACGTCGACGTCATCCGCGAACCGGACGCCGGGCGGCCGGACACGTACGTCATTCCCGACACCCTTCCCACCGCCGTGGAGGCCCGCGCATGAAACTGACCGTGGTCGGCTGCTCAGGCTCGTTCCCGTCCGCCGACTCGGCCTGCTCCAGCTACCTGCTGGAGGCCGAGGGCTTCCGCCTGGTGATGGACCTGGGCAACGGTGCGCTGGGCGCGCTCCAGCGGCACATCGGCCTGTACGACGTCGACGCCGTCTGCTTCAGCCACCTGCACGCCGACCACTGCGTCGATCTCTGCGCCTACTGGGTGGCCCGCAACTACCGCTTCGAGGGCTGCCCCGCCCGCATCCCGGTGTACGGCCCGGAGGGCACCTCCGCGCGGCTCGCCCGGGTCTACGACATGCCGGACCAGCCCGGCATGCACGAGGCGTTCGACTTCCGGCGGCTGCGGCCGGGCGTCTTCGAGGTGGGCCCCTTCCGGATCACCGCGGACCGGGTCGCCCACCCGGTGGAGGCGTACGCGTTCCGCGTCGAGTACGGCGGGCGCTCCCTGGTCTACAGCGGGGACACCGGCCCCTGCGACGCCCTGGCCAAGCTCTCCGCGGGCGCCGACCTGCTGCTGGCCGAGGCGTCCTTCACGCACGGCCGCGAGGAGATCCCCGACCTGCACCTCAACGGCCGTCAGGCCGGGGAGTACGCGGCCCGGGGGGCGGTCGGACGGCTGGTGCTCACCCACATCCCGCCGTGGACCGACCGCCAGCGGAACCTGGCCGACGCCAGCGAGGTCTTCGCCGGCCCCACCGGTCTGGCCCGGCCCGGGGACGTCTACTTCCTGTAGGGCCCTTCCTGCGGGCCCTTCCCGTGGTCCCTTGCTGCAGGGCCTTTCCGTGGGCCTGACGCGGGGCGCCGACGCGGTCGGCGCGCAGGCCCCCGCGTCGACGGGCGCGTGGCGCCCCCGCGGGCAGGAGACGGCCGGACGGCGCGGTCCCCCCGCGCCGTCCCGGCCCGCGAACCGGCGATCCGCCCTCGCCCCGAGGAGGGCTCCGCCCCTCGCCCCGAGGAGGCGCGAGGCGGAATCAGGGGTTCAGAGATACAGCCCGGTGGCGTCCTCCGTGCCGCCGCCGAGGCGCTCGGCGGCCACCGCGTGCAGATCCCGCTCCCGCATCAGCAGGTAGCCCACGCCGCGCACCTCGACCTCGGCCAGCTCCTCCGGGTCGAACAGCACGCGGTCGCCGGGCTCCACGGTCCGCACGCTCTGGCCGACCGCGACGACCTCGGCCCAGGCCAGCCTCTTGCCGACCTGGGCGGTCGCGGGGATCAGGATTCCACCGCTGGACCTGCGCTCGCCCTCGCCCGTACCGCCGCGCACCAGGACGCGGTCGTGCAGCATCCGGATCGGGAGCTTGTGCGCGAAGCCGGGCTCTTCGGCCATGTCGTCCAGCTTCTTGGCGTGCGCGTCCGCGCTCTCGTTCGACGTGTCGTGCGACTGGTCAGTGCTCACCCGTGGAACGTTACCCGGCGGACGACCCGGCCGGCGCGCCAGGGCGCCGTTGACGGCGGAGGGGACGGCGGCGGCGATGGCGGAGGGTACGGCGGCGGGGACGGCGGCGGGGACGTGCGGGGGACGTGGGGCCGCGGGGCGGGGTTCCCGCCTGGCGTCAGGATCATGCCAGGTGATGTCGCCTGATCAACCACTCGCCCTGGGGGGACCCCCTTCTTCAGGATCCCACGCGGCTGTAGCCGTGCGCAGCCCCCCATGTGCTGTCTGTGGACAACTCGTGGCGGGTGCATGACCTCCCCTGGTGTCGCTCGCTGGCGTCAGGGGCATGCCAGAGGTTGTTGTCTGACCAACCGCTTGTTCTGGGGGGACCCCCTTCTTCAGGATCCCACGCGGCTGTAACCGTGCGCAGCCCCCCATGTGCTATCTGTGGATAACTCCTGGCGGGTGCATGATCTCCCCTGGACCCCTCACTGGCGTCAGGATCATGCCAGGTGATGCCGCCTGATCAACCACTCGCTCTGGGGGGACCCCCTTCTTCAGGATCCCATGGGGTTGTGACCCCGCGCAGCCCCCATGTGCCCTCTGTGGATAACTCCTGGCAGGTGCATGACGTTGCTCGCCATCGCTCGACCCCCGTAGCCCGTGCCCCGCGCCCCGTAGCCCGTGCCCCGTAGCGCCAGACCCGTAGCGCGAGACCCGTAGCGCCGGCCACCGGCCACCGGCGGCGGCGACCGGCGGGGCGTCGCCGCCGGTCAACGCCGCCGGGCGGTCAGCGTCGCCGGCGGTACGCCGAGACGGCCAGCAGCGTCACCACCGCCAAGCCCACCAGGGCCAGCGGCACCACGCGCTCCAGCCGCGGGCCGCCGTAGTCGTCCACGACCTGCTCCCGGGCCCGTCCGCCGACCTCGCCGACCACGGTCCGCGCCCGCCCCACGCCCCGGCTCACGGCCTCCCGGGCCCGGTCCTTGGCGTCGTCCACCACCGTCCGGGGGTGGACCCTGACCGCCAGCTCGTCCAGCGTGGCGGCCAGCCGCCGCCGGGTGCGGTTGATGTCGGCCTCGATCTCGGCGGGCGTTCTCACGTCCGGGGGCGGGGCCTCCTGACCGCTGTGCGGCTTGACCTCGCTCAACTCGCCACCTCACTCCGTCATCGGCCGGTCCGCCGACCGGGCGGCGGTGCCCGGACGCCGGACCCGCGCCTCCCCACGATGTCTGTACGCTACCCCGGCGCCGGCCGGTGATCCGGGCAGTGGTGGGCCGATCGCGCGGTCGTGGCGGCCGTGCCGGAGCCGTCCGCCTCTCCGCGGCGCGCCCGACGCCCCTCCGGCAACTCTCCGCGATGTGGAAGTCGCTTTCCGATGATGCTTGCCTCGGTGACGCCCGCTCCGTAGCGTGGCGGCGGGCCGAGTGTGCCCACCGCCGCGCGCACCACGAAGGAGCTTCCCATGGCAGATCGGCTGACGACCGGCGACACCGCCCCGGCCTTCTCCCTGCCCGACGCCGACGGCCGGCAGGTCTCGCTGGCCGACTACGCGGGCCGCAAGGTGATCGTCTACTTCTACCCGGCGGCGATGACCCCGGGCTGCACCAAGCAGGCCTGCGACTTCACCGACAACCTGGAGGTCCTGGCGGGCGCCGGCTACGACGTCGTGGGCATCTCGCCGGACGCCCCGGCCAAGCTCGCCGCCTTCCGCGAGAAGGAGTCGCTGCGGGTCACCCTGCTCTCCGACCCCGACAAGGAGGTCATGCGGGCCTACGGCGCCTTCGGGGAGAAGAGCCTGTACGGCAAGACGGTCACCGGAGTGATCCGTTCGACCGTCGTCGTGGACGGCGACGGCACGGTCGCGAAGGCCATGTACAACGTCAAGGCCACCGGTCACGTCGCCAAGATCATCCGCGATCTCGGCCTCTGAGGCACGGGAAGGCCGGGCGGCCGGCCCGGGCGGGCCGTGCGGCGGCGGGGCGGGTAGTACAGTGGCGCCGGGGGCCCGTACCCCAGCTGGCTAGAGGGCTTCGGTTTAGGTCCGAAGTGTCGTGGGTTCGAGTCCCACCGGGCCTACACGCGAACGGCGCGGCACCCCACGCGGGTACCGCGCCGTCGCCGTTCCCCCGCCGGGGAGCCGGCCCCGGCGACAGCCCGCCCGGCGGCGGCCCGGCTCAGCCGGCCCGGTCGAGCAGCTCGCGCAGCACCGGCACCAGCGCGCGGAACGCCTTCCCCCGGTGGCTGATGGCGTTCTTCTCCGCCGCCGTCAGCTCGGCCACGGTGCGCTCCTCGCCGTCCGGCTGGAGGATCGGGTCGTACCCGAAGCCGCCGGAGCCGACCGGCTCGTGGCGCAGCACCCCCGGCAGGGTCCCCTCCACGACGCGCTCGGTGCCGTCCGGCAGGGCGACGGCCGCCGCGCAGGCGAAGTGGGCCCGCCGGTGCTCGTCGGAGATGTCGGCGAGCTGCGCCAGCAGCAGCCGCAGGTTGGCCGCGTCGTCGCCGTGCCGGCCGGACCAGCGGGCCGAGAAGATGCCGGGGGCGCCACCGAGCACGTCCACGCACAGCCCGGAGTCGTCGGCGATCGCCGGCAGCCCGGTGGCCCGGGCCAGGGCGTGCGCCTTGAGCAGGGCGTTCTCCGCGAAGGTGACGCCGGTCTCGGGGACGTCCGGCACCTCGGGGAACGCGTCGGCGCCGACCAGCTCGGGCACCGGGCCGCCGAAGGAGTCGGCGGACTCGGTGAGGATCGCGCGGAGCTCGACGACCTTGTGCGCGTTACGGGTGGCGAGGACGAGGCGGTTGTGACTGCTCATGGCAGCGAGGGTAGGCGGTGCGGGCGCCCCGGGCACCGACCGGGGGCCCGCCGCCGCCCCATCGAGCCCGGATCTACCCGCCGCAGGCCGCGGTGAGGCCGTCCACGCCGCTGACGATGCCGTCCAGCTGGGGCGTCTGGCCGTCCTCGATGGCCGTGCGGGCCTCGGTCACCCCGGTGCTGATGTCCTCCACCGCCTGCTGGACCTCGTCGGTGGAGGTGTTCGCGGCCAGCTCGTCGAGGTTGCGCTCCATGCTCTCCAGGGCATCCAGCGCGGCCTGCGGGTCGTCCAGGGAGTTCTGCAGGGTCGTCAGGTCGGAGGTGATCTGGACGGCCGCCTGGCCGCAGTCGATCGCGTTGCTCAGCTCCGCGCAGGCGGTCGTGCCGGCGAGCAGCAGCCCGGCACCGGCGAGGGCCACCGCGGTGCGCCAGCGCCGGGTGCGGGTCGGGCGGGCTGCGGGGCGGGCGGGGGTGGGGGCCATGGCATTCCTCCATCGACTGTCGCGCGGTCGCGCTGCCGTGTACCGCAAGCCTGTCAAAGGCGGGCCCGCGGGGCCATGACGCGGAAGGTGACATCGCCCCTAAGGGGGACACCGGCCCGACGGGCCGCCGCCCCTAAGTGACGGGGCGACGACCGTCGGGGACGGCCGCCCCGCCATTCGGCCCGGGGGCGCGGGCGGCACTCCCGGGCGAGCCCTCCCGGGGCCGGTGCCGGACCGGCCGGCGTCAGCCCCGGTCGGTGGAGGGGAGTTCCTCGGCGAGGGCGACCTGCTGCAGCACCGTCAGCTCGGCGCAGCCCTTGACCGCCATGTCCAAGAGGGAGTCGAGCAGGGAGCGGTCGAAGGGGGCGCCCTCCGCCGTGCCCTGGACCTCGACGAAGCGCCCGTCCCCGGTGCAGACGACGTTCATGTCGGTCTCGGCCCGCACGTCCTCCTCGTAGGCGAGGTCGAGCATCGGGGTGCCGTCGATGATGCCGACGCTGACGGCCGCGACGCTGCCGGTGAGCACCTTGCGGCTGGGCCGGAGCATGCGGGTGCGGTGCATCCAGGCGACGGCGTCGGCCAGGGCGACGTACGCCCCGGTGATGGCCGCGGTCCGGGTGCCGCCGTCGGCCTGGAGGACGTCGCAGTCCAGCACGATGGTGTTCTCGCCCAGCGCCCGGTAGTCGATCACGGCGCGCAGCGAACGGCCGATCAGCCGGGAGATCTCGTGGGTGCGGCCGCCGATGCGCCCCTTGACCGCCTCGCGGTCGCCGCGGGTGTTGGTGGAGCGGGGCAGCATGGAGTACTCCGCGGTGACCCAGCCCTCGCCGCTGCCCTTGCGCCAGCGCGGGACGCCCTCGGTGACGCTGGCGGTGCAGAGCACGCGGGTGTCGCCGAAGTGCACGAGGACGGAGCCCTCGGCGTGGCGGCTCCAGCCGCGTTCCAGGGTGACGGGGCGGAGCTGGTCGGGGGTGCGGCCGTCGATGCGAGACATGCGGCTGAGCCTATCCGCCCCGGCGCGCGGCGCAGCGGCGCGCTGCCGGTGCCTCGCGGCCGGGCGTGGCGGCGGGTGCCGCGGGAGTCGAAGGCGCGCGGGAGTGTGAGGGCGCCGCGGGAGGCGGGGCGTGGAGGGTCGGGCGGGAGGGTCCGGGCGGCCCCGGCATGCCGCTGGGGCAGCCGGGGCCACCGGGGGACGTCACATCATGTCCTCGATCTCGGCCGCGAGCGGGTCGGCGTCGGTGCCGATGACGACCTGGATGGCGGTGCCCATCTTGACCACGCCGTGGGCGCCGGCGGCCTTGAGGGCCTTCTCGTCGACCAGGGAGGCGTCCTTCACCTCGGTGCGCAGCCGGGTGATGCAGCCCTCGATCTCCTCGATGTTGTCGATGCCGCCGAGGCCGGCGACGATCTTCTCAGCCTTGCTGGCCATGCGTGTCTCCTCGCTCCCACGGCCCCGCGGTCGGTGCACCGGGTGGACAGAACGGTTTACCTGTGCCCAATCGGTCCGTTATGTCACGGTAACTCATGAATGATTGGTCACTGTACGAACATATCGGATCTGTATCGGTCTGTTCCCGACGGGAACTCGGGGGGATCCCATCTTTCGGACGCCGTGCTAGAACAGGCCTACATCAACTGGTATAGACCAGATCAGCGGGTTGACCCGACCCTACCGGACTGGCGGCGGGACACGAACCCGCCCGTCACAGGAGGACGAGCATGAGTACCGCGAGTGCCGCGAGCGAGGCGCCGTCGAAGGGCAGGAACTGGCGCTCCAGCCTCTTCCAGAACCTCCAGAAGATCGGCCGCAGCCTCCAGCTGCCGATCGCCGTCCTGCCGGCCGCGGGTCTGCTCAACCGCCTGGGGCAGCCCGACGTCTTCGGTGCCGAGGGGCTGGGCTGGGACCGGGTCTCCCAGGTCATCGGCGCCGCCGGCGGCGCCGTCTTCGCCAACCTCTCCCTGCTCTTCTGCATCGGCGTGGCGATCGGCTTCGCGAAGAAGGCGGACGGCTCCACGGCGCTCGCCGCCGTCGTCGGCTACCTGGTCTTCAACAACGTGCTCACCGCCTTCCCCGACGACGAGGGCAACCCGCAGAACCCGGGCGTTCTCGGCGGCATCGTCGTCGGCCTGATCACCGCCGTGGTCTGGCAGCGCTACCACCGCACCAAGCTGGTGGACTGGCTCGGCTTCTTCAACGGCCGCCGCCTGGTGCCGATGCAGATGGCGCTGATCGGTCTGGTGCTCGGTATCCTGTTCGGCCTGCTGTGGGGCCCCATCGGCACCGGGCTGGAGAACTTCGGCGACTGGCTGATCGGCCTCGGCGCCCTGGGATCGGGCATCTTCGGCTTCATCAACCGCCTGCTGATCCCGATCGGCATGCACCAGTTCGTCAACACCTTCCTCTGGTTCCAGGTCGGTGACTTCACCAACGCGGCCGGCGAGGTGGTGCACGGCGACATCGCGCGGTTCTACGCCGGGGACCCGGAGGCCGGCATCTTCATGACCGGCTTCTACCCGATCATGATGTTCGGCCTGCCGGCGGCGGCCCTGGCGATCACCCACTGCGCCCGGCCCGAGCGCCGCAAGGAGGTCGGCGGCCTGATGCTGTCGGTCGCCCTCACCGCCTTCGTCACCGGCGTCACCGAGCCGCTGGAGTTCTCCTTCATGTTCGTCGCGCCGCTGCTGTACGGCCTGCACGCCGTGCTGACCGGCATCTCCATGGCGGTGACCTGGGCCCTCGGCATCAAGGACGGCTTCACCTTCTCCGGCGGCCTGATCGACTACGGCCTGGCCTGGAGCAACGCCACGCAGCCGTGGATGATCATCCCGGTCGGCCTGGTCTTCGCGGTCGTCTACTACCTGGTGTTCCGCTTCGCGATCACCCGGTTCAACCTCCCCACCCCGGGCCGCGAGCCCGAGGAGGACCTGGTGGACACCACCAAGCCGTGACGCCTCGCCCCACCGGCCCCACAGGGCCCGGTTCCGTTCCCCTCCGCACGGGGACGGAACCGGGCCCTGTGGCCTTTGCCAAACCGTGAGGGGTTGGGCATAGTCGGAAATGGCGCCCCGGCCGTGCCGTCCCCCGGCGGGTCGGCGGTGGCGCCCCCGACGAGACGCGCCGTACCGGGCCAGCAAAGACGACGCACCCCCGTGAAGAGAGCCATTCAATCCTCGGAGGTGCCGTGATGGCCTGGATCCTGTTGACGTTCGCCGGCCTGCTGGAGATCTGCTGGTCGATCGGCCTGAAGTACACCCAGGGCTTCACCCGGCTGTGGCCGAGCGTGTTCACCGTCGTCACTCTGGCCGGCAGCATGGTGCTGCTCGCCCAGGCCGCCCGGACCCTGCCGATCGGCACCGCCTACGGGGTGTGGGTGGGCGTCGGCGCGGTCGGCGCGGCGGTGCTCGGCATCGTGCTCTTCTCCGAACCCGTGACGGCGGGGCGGATCTTCTTCCTCAGCCTGCTGGTGATCGCCATCATCGGCCTGCGGGTCACCGGCGGGAGCCACTGACCCGCGTCCCTCGGCGCCGAGGCGCCTTTTCCACGCCCCTCCGGCCGGCTCCCGGGCGGCGGCTCCGCGCCGTCTGCCACACTGCCTGACTGCGCTGTGGGCGCCCGGGATCCGGCCGTGGCGAAGGAGTGGGAACGCTGTCCGAACACGTGGGGTCGCGCACGCCGTCCCGGACCGTGGTCACGGCCGTCATCGGCGGCGCCGCGGCCTGCGGTCTGCTCGCCGGGGTGGTCTCCGGGCTGCTGCGGGCGGGCGGAGGGGAGGAGCCACCGGCGGCGCTGCCGGCGACCACCGCAGCCGCCCCGACCTCCGCCGACCCCGCCGGCGCCGGCCCCTCGGCCTCGTCCCCCGCCGCCTCCCTCCCGGCGTCCGCCCCGGCCTCCCCCTCCGCCCCGGCCTCCGCCTCCGCCTCCGCCTCGGGCACCCCGGCCGTCCAGCCGGCGCCCGGCCCGGCGGCCGGGCGCTACACCCTGGTGCTGGCCGGCACCCAATTGGCCGCCGACGTCGAGGGCGCCTCGGTGGCGCCGGGCGCCCGGGTGATGGGCTGGCAGTTCAGCGGGGCGCCGCACCAGCTCTGGCAGCTCCAGCCGTCCCCGGCCGGCGGCTACCACCTGGTCGCCGCGCACAGCGGCCAGTGCCTGACGACGGCCGGAGGCGCGGGCGCCCCCGTGGTGCAGCAGCCGTGCGCCGACCCGGCGGCCGCCGGCGGGTGGGGCATCACGGCGCTGCCCGGGCTCCCCGGCCAGTGGGCCCTGACCGACGCCGCGACCGGGCTCGCCGTCGGCCTCGGCCCGGCCGGAGACTCCTCGCTCGCCCTACTGCCGCCCGGCAGCACCCAGGGCTGGGTCCTCACCCCGGCGTGACGCGCCGCCGAGACGGCGCCGCCCCGCCCCGGACGGGCCCCGCCCCGGACGGGCCCCGCCCGGGCGGGCCCCGCCCGGGCGGACCTGGCGGGGACGGGCCCGCCCCGGACGGGCCTCGCGGGCACCGCACGGGTTACGGAGCGCCGCCCTCCCCGGTGCGGGAGCGCCGACGCGGGAGCCGGAACAGCCGGTACAGCCGGCGCAGCGCCTCCTGGTCGCCGTGAGCCACCGCGGCGCCGGCGTCGACGGCCTCGGCGAGGCCGGTCCGGCCGGCGGCGATGTCGCGGAGGACCTCGCCGCCGGCCGTGACGCTCACGTCCGGCCGCTGGGCGGGGCCGTGGACCATGTCGATCGCGCCGTCGTCGATCCGGGCGTGGAAGACCTCGTCGTCGACGCGGAACTCGTAGACCGCCCGCAGGCCGGCCGCCGCGTCGGCGTCGAAGCAGGCCTCCAGACCGAGCAGTGCCCAGCCGGGGTGGAAGGTCTCCTCCTCCCGGGGGGAGTCCATCGCCCAGGTCAGCCCCCACCGGGCGAGCGCCAGCACGGCCGGGGCGAGGTCCTCGCCGGCGGGGGTGAGGGCGTAGGCGGGGGTGCGGGCCGGCGGGGGGAGGGTGACCCGGCCCACCAGCCCCTCGCGTTCCAGGTGCTTCAGCCTGGCGGCCAGCAGGCCGGTGCCCAGGCCGCGCAGGTTCCCCCGCAGGTCGCCGAAGCGCTTGGGGCCGGTCAGCAGCTCGCGGATCAGCAGCAGCGTCCAGCGCTCGCCGACCAGGTCGAGCGTGCGCGCGGTGGCGCAGTACTGGTTGTAGGTGCGCTGTTCCACTCCGTCATTCTAATCTTCGAGCTTCTCGATTCCGAACCGCAGTACCTGGGGGTGGAGCAGCAGGTCGGCCAGCGCCCGGGGGTGGGTGAGCATGATGTCGTGCGGGCCGTCCAGGGGGATCGGCCGGTATCCGATCGCCGTGCCGAGGCGGTCGAACGGATAGGTGAGCGGCCGGCAGTAGACGGCGGTCCCGGGTATCCGGTCGACGGCCCCGCTGAGCCGGGTGGCCTCGGTGAAGGAGCGCAGCGGCTGCGGCCGCAGGCGCCGGGCGAGCCGGTCCGCGTCGTGCGGGTCGGTCACGCCGAAGCTCGCGGGCGGGGGCGCGGGCACCTGGCGGCCGTCCGCGCCGGCGCGTGCGGCGGCCCGGACGGCGTCCGCGAAGCCGCGCGGCGCCAGGCCGAACATGCTGGCCCCGTCGCGGCCCGCCCAGCCGTCCACCAGGACGACGTGGCGCACCGCCCCGGGCCGCTGGTCGGCGGCCTGGCGGACGACCAGGCCGGCGTAGCTGTGGCCGACCAGCACCAGGTCGTCGGCGCCGGCCGTGGCGTCGAGCGCGGTGACGACCTCCCGGACGTGGTCGTGCAGGCCGGTGTCGGCCTCCAGGGTGAGGGCCGGCGTGACGGTGCGCGCGCCGGCCCGGTGCAGTAACGGGGTGAGGCGGTCCCAGGCCCACGGGCCGTGCCAGGCGCCGTGGACGAGAACGAAGGTGGTCATGCGGTGCGGTTCCTTCCGTGCCGAGCGGGTGGCCCGCTGCTTCCTGCTCTCGAAGGCTGCTTCCTACTTCCGAAGTCTATGGTTCATTTTCAGGAAGCAACAGGGGTGCGGGCGGACTCCTCGACGACGACAGGGGCGCCCGGGCGGAAGGAGGGACCTTCCGTCCGGGCGCCCCTGTCGCGCCCGCGCCGCGGCTACCGCGCGGCCGCCGATCAGCCCACCGGGAGGGTCATGCCGGGGTCGTCCGCGCCGCCGGAGTCGGACCCGGAGCCGGAGCCGTCGCCCGCGCTGTCGCCGCTGGTTCCGGTGCCGGTGCCACCCGTTCCGGTGCCGGCGTTCCCGTTCCCGGCATCCGGCTGGGTGCCGCCGGAGTCCGTCCCGGAGCCGGTCGACCCCCCGGACGATCCACCGCCACCGGTCTGACCGGAGCCCGTCCCGCCGGAGACCGCCCCGCCCGACGGCGCGGCGCCGCCCGCCGGCGGCTGCACCACCGGTGGCGCGACCGGCGTGGAGCCGCCCGTGGCACCGGCGGTCGGTCCCGCCGTCGGCCCGGTGGTGGCGCCCGCTCCCGGCTCCGCCACCGGGGCCGGGCTGCCGGACGGCGTCGCCCCGGCCGTCGGCTCCTGCTGCACCGGCGACGCCGACGCCGAGGCCGACGGCTGCCCGGACGGGGCCTGCGAGGCGTCCAGCAGGTCCTCGCTCAGCGAGAACTCCCGCACCGGCTCGCCCTGGAGCGCCACCGTGTTGTAGGCGGTCCAGATGCGCGTCGGGAAGTCACCGCCGTGTACCGACCCGCCGCCGCCCAGGCCGCGCAGCGACAGCCGTGCGTGCGTCTGCGGGTCCTCCCGGAACATGCCCACGCTCGTGGCCAGGTTCGGGGTGTAGCCGGTGAACCAGGCCGAGTTGTTGTCGTCCGTGGTGCCGGTCTTGCCGGCGGCCGGGCGCTCCAGCGCCATCGCGGCGTAGCCGGTGCCCGACGGGCTGATCACGTCCTGGAGCACCGACGTCACCGAGTCGGCGACGTCCCGGTCCAGCGCCCGGGTGGGCTCGTGCTCCGGCAGCTCCACCGTCTCGCCGTCGCGCTCCGCCTTCAGCACGGTCCACGGCTCGTAGTGCTCCCCGTGCGCCGCGAAGGTGCCGTAGGCGCTCGCCATGTCCAGC is a genomic window containing:
- a CDS encoding esterase/lipase family protein produces the protein MTTFVLVHGAWHGPWAWDRLTPLLHRAGARTVTPALTLEADTGLHDHVREVVTALDATAGADDLVLVGHSYAGLVVRQAADQRPGAVRHVVLVDGWAGRDGASMFGLAPRGFADAVRAAARAGADGRQVPAPPPASFGVTDPHDADRLARRLRPQPLRSFTEATRLSGAVDRIPGTAVYCRPLTYPFDRLGTAIGYRPIPLDGPHDIMLTHPRALADLLLHPQVLRFGIEKLED